The sequence TTTAAAAAGATACATCACATCGACAGATAAGCTATGCTGCAAGCtgaattaaaatatatataaataaataaaaacaggTGCCATGCCGGACACGACAATCTAATCAATAATTTACTACAACTACAAACTTGCGCATCAAGTTTCAGAATTTGTCTTCACAAAAGCTCATAAAACAGCGCATGTTTTTTAGCACTGGATCcagaatttttttgaaaaatatcaaataaatttttaaaataatttcataTACATTCAAAAAACATTTTGTTAGAAAAATGTTAAACTTTCTTTTCAAAACTATAATTTGTCCTTGTTATGCGACAGGCCGGaggtataatcataaattctctCTTGATATTCGAACGTGTGACCAAGAAGATAGTTATCCTCTCTTTAATCAACTGAGTCAACCCTTACGAGCCTATACCTAGTTTTTGGTTATATTCCatcataaaattttaattttcacCATCTATTATCGTTAAACTCGTTTCATGTTTAATTTTGTATAAAGTTATTCAACTATAAATTTATTTGTATACATATTTTTCAGCAAATAAAATGCCCCAAAACTATATTTAACATGGGACCTCCGTcactttcaattgtttacattttttagagagtgtccgacacgcattttaagttgcatataaagtatatttctgtaaaaaaaattacaattttatatttctgaataaaaattagaGTAAATTGCACTTTGTACCCTACTATTATGTTTCAAAAACAAATTTGTACCAGAACTTTGGAAAATTCAGTTTGCACCCCTATACTTCAACTTTGAGATTCATTATGCACCCCTTTCCAGAATTTTGTTGAATTGAATAGGGGCAAAATCGGAAATCCAGCAAAAATATTAagtaaattaatttaatatcttttaaaataatgttaaaaattgaattttgatacaaaattgtaagtttttaatttttaaaatgagaatagtaatttgagtttgatttcattttatattattaattctAGTATTTTGTAATTctacaaaaaaatattttaacaattaattttgattatataactaaatttaattaagtagagtaataaaaattttgaaattgatATTAAAAGAATGATAATCGAATGTAAAATTAATAGTGttatttgaaaattaaaaatttattattttatagttgctataaaataatatacaatttttaataatatttgaacaagctaaattttattttgattaagTATATTGTTGAATTTCCGATTTTACCCCTACCCAATTCAACAAAATTCTGAAAAGGGGTGCATAATGAATCTCAAAGTTGAAGTAAGAGTGTGTAAACTGAATTTCTTAAAGTTCTTGTACAAATTTGTTTTTGAAATATAGTAGTATGGTGCAAAGTGCTATTAACcctaaaaattaaaacattcaacttttattcagaaaaagaaaattgtaaaaataagttacataactatacttttatGTACCTTACAATGGGTACCGAACACTTTCTCATAgatgtaaacaattggaaggaaGTGAGGGAGTATATTGTCATTTTCTAGCCTATGCCAACAAATAAAAGATCGCAAATAGAAAATTAAAACTTGAAAAGTAGTGTAGTGTAAGATTAGAATGTTGTTTCTGAGAAATTCTACAAGGATTCTGTCAATTTCATCAAGGCAATGCAAGACAAAGAGAAAAGGATGACCAGAGAGCATAAAAGTATACTAGTATTTAGTTAGTCATCCACTGAAACTCATGAGTTAGTTCCTAAGATTTGCATGTCAACTTTTTTAGTACTAATTAACAATATTACATTTCTTGATATCGACTGATTGTTACATTGTCATTAACTAAATGAGGAGATGTTTGGATTGAAAAGGATATTTATTATGCTAATGATGTTACATTATAAACATTCGCATCATTCATTAGTGAACATCCAATGATCTAATCGGTTAGGGACGAGTAAAACTGAACCAAAATTGAACtgaaccgtgctaattcggttcggtcctaATTTTGTCAGAAATTCGGTCCGAATTGAATAGACCGTAATAAAATTCGGTTCGGCTcggttcttttaaaaaatattttggtCCGGACCgaatcataaatactataatttcatattatatacattttacatatttcttaaaaattataattataatttttaacttgtaattgtatttataaactattagaactctacatatcacattaatttaattatattttaggtTTTTATAATTTGTGGTTTATTTTTAATGCAATTTTCTTTTTGAAAAAAGTTTCGGTCTGTTCGGTCCAAAACCGAACCAAACTGAATTATTTCAGTTTGGTTCGGTCCGGTCCATAATATAACTTTGGCCCGGTTCGATCCAAGAAAAAATGACTATTCGATTTTTCGGTCTATTAGGTTCGGTCCGtttttggaccgaaccgaccgacCGAATGCTCTGCCCTATAATCGGTTGAGATACGGTTTAGAGTTAATCTAAAACCGGGAATTAATCGGATTGAAAATCATATAAATTTCtagtattaataataaacaaaaataatattattatgtGAAATAATACCACGATAAGTAAATTTAAATCATCTAGAATATAATAAActgaaaataataatatattatatatatttcaatatttctttgagatatatatatatataatattatttttatttaaaatatgattcGAGGTTAGGAAACAGGTCGGGAAGACAGCAATCCCCGTCCCCTCCCGCTTCCCAAATTTTTCACTCATATCTTGTACCCGAAAAAATCCCGATTCCCCACCACGTTCAGGACGGGAATCGGATCGTGGTCGGGACCCATCCCTAGTTGTGAACGCCATGCAAGTATTGTGTTATTTTTTTGCTCCATCAGTTCAACTGAAAACCGAATCACCCTATCGATAGAGTATTGGAGTATCTAAAAGGTAATAATATTTTATACAAATATTCGATTTGTCACTTTCAACTGAATATATAATAGAACCGAGTAGTTTCGGTTAAAAGAATAAATAGAACCGAGTAGTTAAGTCTAAGACGACGTGTCATAACACTTTATGCGCGTAGCTTAGGAGAAAACGATGGTTATTTAATTCGCAAAAGTTATCTATATATAAGTCAGAAAAATAAATGTTTTTTAACTCTCACGTCCAAATCAAGCATCGGTTTAGATTTTATTTTTTCTTGTAAATTATTGCATTGGTTCATGTTATGTATGTGTTTATTTGCTTGGAGGATCTTTTTCTTGGCCTTTAAAAATTTTAAAGAAAAAAGTAATTCGTTCCTCACGCTAGGACAGAAGAGTGAAGACAATTTGGTTCCTTTTACATGAATGCAATAACCATAGCTATATATCCGATATTTTTTGTTCTAGCGGTATCTCCATCACGCTCGGGTATTGagaattcaaaaaaaaaaatcttttaatATGTATCTTGATTAATCTTAAAGAGTGTTAGCACATCATTTTATCACTATGACCGTCTAGGGCTGTACAGTTAATCCGCTCAATCGCACAAATCGCTCACACCGCTCGCAATCGCACCGCTCTTTGTGGATAATCGTAAAATGCAGACTGAATGCGAATTGAAATTTCAGGAACCGCATATCCGTGAATTGACCGCGaatttgatttttaaataatcGTAAAAGTCGAACCGCAACCGCAAAccgttatatatataatatataatatatatcatcAAACGCAAAAACAACCATATATAAGAATTAAAAGATAAAGAGTTCGGggttttgagatataatatatactccctccgtccctcccaaatgtttacataTGGGTGGGGcacggagtttaagaaaaatgataaaatagtggaggaaagttaaaaaagtgagtaaagtagtagaaccgattaatattatatgtataaagtgggtatagcggagagaagtagtggatgtagttattttaaaaattataaaaatcttaccatttttggaaagttttgaaatgtaaacaattggaagggacatctaaaaaaggaaagtgtaaacaaatgggagggacagaaGGAGTATCATCAAACACAGAAATAGCCATATATAATTTGCAGTAACCACTTGTACTCTTGTAGTACAATTTATTTTTACAAATTTCAATGATTTGATAAGTATAATTGTAATGAACTATTTTTATTTGTCATTTATCGTATAAGATTATAAGTCGTGGTTGAACCGCAAGTTGATCAGCACCAACCGCCACCGCGCGGTTGAAAAAGTCGCGATTAACCGCAACTGCAAATGTGACGGGGTCGGAGATTTAAGAAAACCTTTACGTGGTTTGGTGCGATTTTAAATACAACAAATACACCAATCAAAACACtccaaattttataaattttaatgcTTAGCATGTGCCCATGAGCACACACTAGACAAACCCATAAATAAATAATCAGAACTAAGAACATTACTGACAGGAATAAAAGTTTGGAATTGTGGTTACATATTTCAATATATAATTCGAAATCAGGGGCAGGAATTTTCATTTAGCGGGAATATCAGGTAAATTTTGAAAAAACGTCTCTACAAAtttcatatattttcaaataaaataataaaaaaaacataaaaatttCATTTTATGAAAAACACGTGTTCCCCGTACCACCTGCTTAAGGCTTCCAAACTAcacaaacacacacttatatgtGTTGTGTACTGTGTCTCTGTGTGTGTTGGGGGTTGACTTTGATAAGAGTAACGTTGACGTAAAACAAGGAGCATCATCTCCTCATAGGTCACTCCGCAGCTCCCCCTGCCTAACTACTTCCAGCAACATTCCTGGAACCTGCTTGATTAtgtctttttcttttgtttttaaGTTTCTTGCCATTTTTTCCACAATACTTTTCCTCATTCTTCATATAAATACTGGCTTTGCAAAGTTGCAACTCTTTATTATCTATTCATTTAAACACCTCTCTGTACTCTCTACATAGCTCAAACTTACCAAAACACAGACCCACAGAAACACATTTCTGTTTTTGTTATGGCGGCAAAAAGATTCTCTGATCAGTTCGAGTCGAGTTCCGATCAACAGAATGAAAAACGTAGGAGGACTGGTCCTCGTTTGGCGACGTATGTTTTAAATCGCACTCTAACAATCTCGTTCATACTATCTCTGTCTCATTTTAACTGATATTTGACTTTTTGACACGTGTCTAAACTACTTTGTATCGTTTTTTTTGACAGTGTGATACAAGAGGTGATTGCTGGGAATTTCTTGCAGAACTTTTGCTCAGCTCTTGAGCCAATGATCCGGAGAGTGGTAcgttgatttatttattttttacaAGATGCTTTCGAGAATTCATTCTTAATCTACTTATACATGATTTTATGTAAATAGTTTTTACGATCATGCTTAAATTTTTCATAACATTTGTTACACTACAAGAAAGTAAGGGTTATTTCTACCATTTAAATTCGACCGCGCCTAAATTCTACCATTTAAAGAGTATACTATCATGTTCTCCGTGTAACAATTTTAGACGTTATCAGgttcaagaagaagttgaacaTGGATTAAGACGAAGTATGAGGTCTCTAAGCAGATCAAATTCATTACGAATCCAAGCAGTCGAGCCATCACGACTCAAACTATGCTTCAGTGACAGACTCTCACTCCCTATTTTCACAGCCAGCAAAATCGTAGACCTGGAGAAAAACCCTCTTCAAATTATTCTCTTAGAGACCAGAGGTGATCGCATGATCCAAGCCTCTCTCCCGTATCCAATTAAAGTCGAGATTGTCGTGCTAGACGGAGATTTTCCTCAGGGAGATGGAGAAGCATGGACTAGTGAAGAATTCGATAAGAACATTGTCAGGGAGCGAACTGGAAAAAGGCCATTGCTCACTGGAGAGTCTCATGTCACCCTCAGGGATGGTGCTGTTGCTCTCAGTGACTTCGAATTTACGGACAATTCGAGCTGGATTCGCTGCAGGAAATTTAGGCTTGGTGCAAGAGTTGTACAAAGGAGCTGCGGAGGAGTTCAGATACAAGAAGCCATGAGTGAAGCTTTTGTTGTGAAAGATCACAGAGGAGAATGTAAGTTTTTCTATCAGCACCTACATAAGTGTGTTTTTCATTTCCCTTATGAACTATTAGTTTAATTAGCAATGTTATTATATTATACTTTATGATCTAAGCACAAACATACATGCCCCTCCCATGTTCGTTGGAGATTAGATTACACCAACTTTTACGGTATATTCATATCAATAACAAATACTCAAATCAAATAAACAGGGATGGGAGGACTCGAACTCGTGTCCCTCCCTAAACCGAATTCTAATACCACGTTAAGTAATCAGTCCATCTAAAATCATAAGATAACGGAGAAAGTTTCGAACAcaatcttatactctttaacaaaTACTATATGATGCTAAGAATCGTTTCTCAATAACGATCTTACATTACATTAAGCATATAGAGGACAAAACTCAAAAGCAAATGATAATCAAGTAGGGTAAGTCTTTAGACTTTTAGAAAGCAAAGCGTGACAATGGTCCCTCTTTGTTTAAAGACGATTCACTTTGCTTGAAAGAAACTTGTAAACAAAGACTTAGACCGCTATCTACTAACTATCTGCAAAATGAGTCCTTACAATAACGACACGAACCTAAAATTTCAACCAAATTGTTTCTTAATTTTGATAAAATCGTAAAGTTTTAACTgaaatttttcttaattttttacCGTTTAATCTAAATAAGTTTATATTATATCCCTTCCTAAAATTATATTCTATAATTCTATGATAAAATTGTTTCTATACGAACATGAACAACATAACACCACACTCCATATATTTAATGTCTTTAAATAACTACTTCCCGCGTCACTCATTTTTTTACGATTTTTTTTGGACGTTTCTCTCATTTTTACTTTACATTCGTACAGTTTCCTAAAATAgtaaatttttataatataaaaactaATCAAGTCTACTACTTTCTTCTACTATATACACATTCCACATTAAATATAGACTGATCAAACTACTTTACTCACATTTTTTATTTTCTATTCCTGAATTATATTTTTGTTTAAACTTCGTGTCGAAACTCAATATAAAAATTAAATGGAGTAGAAggagtttttttttatttatttttacaaaatttaTGCTTGCATGCTACACGTACACACGTATTTCTAacattaataataattaaaataagatggtctgtcgcttaaatacggtttaccttggttcacgtggtttgcaggctattgcgtgagcccgtagggtttacgcagtgcgcacccgaagggtagcggctgcgggttatctacaataaaaaaaataaaaataaaataaaataaaataaaataagatgGGACTGCGTAGGGTTACACGCAAAGATATACATTTACGCGTTTAATTACAAAAAAGTCCAATCCCACGCTCATTAGGTCCCAATTATTATTATTCTATAACCCTCCTGAAAATTGACATCACCAAACCATGTAGGGCACATATAAAGTCATGCATCTATCATATTTATTTCTTTTGTCCTGGCCTCCAATAATAATTTTTTGTCACTTTCAATCAAAATGCTAATTGAAATTTTGCCAAAGGACTTGAAAATGTCTTTTCTTGTCAAGATAAGATAGAAAACACAAAATATTGTTATTGTGTGTGTGCTCCTAATCAACAAGACAAGTAATATTTATATGTACAGTAGGGTTGGTACcgataaaaaatattaattttgcGAATTTTTTACTTTATCAGGTGATAAAAATATATTGTGTTCATTATATTGGACcgaaaaaaaatattattttaacgaaATTATTATCTTAACAATTATTACTTAATCGAGGTTCAACTGTATAGAATAGTGGTTAAGGACTTATTAAGGATTTAGCTCTTTGATTTAATATTAATTGTAGTTGGTGAGTCATGTTAGTTGAGATTAGTTTTAGTTATCTTCTAATGggatatttaaaattaattaaagaTGTTGAATAAGCAATATATTACTACGGTGACTTAATTGATAAAACTCATTTTCGATTAAATGACATTAA is a genomic window of Apium graveolens cultivar Ventura unplaced genomic scaffold, ASM990537v1 ctg8090, whole genome shotgun sequence containing:
- the LOC141704657 gene encoding protein SAR DEFICIENT 1 translates to MAAKRFSDQFESSSDQQNEKRRRTGPRLATVIQEVIAGNFLQNFCSALEPMIRRVVQEEVEHGLRRSMRSLSRSNSLRIQAVEPSRLKLCFSDRLSLPIFTASKIVDLEKNPLQIILLETRGDRMIQASLPYPIKVEIVVLDGDFPQGDGEAWTSEEFDKNIVRERTGKRPLLTGESHVTLRDGAVALSDFEFTDNSSWIRCRKFRLGARVVQRSCGGVQIQEAMSEAFVVKDHRGELYKKHHPPMLDDEVWRLEKIGKDGAFHRKLAAEGIHTVQDFLKVSVVEQPKLRTILGVGMSEKMWDVTLKHARDCVLGSKLYVYGGSSYTIILNPICEIVKVVVNGQTYSKQYLSSLNSGYVENMVKSAYANWNSLQEVDGQLSQTPLLTQGDLVDQYPNNNQTIPRSFQQHAFFTDEATSLHIAQADQCTDNWVETPAFINTAVDSGVRYTFPDSPSDGELSPFSRGI